A window of the Harmonia axyridis chromosome 5, icHarAxyr1.1, whole genome shotgun sequence genome harbors these coding sequences:
- the LOC123680309 gene encoding GATOR complex protein Iml1 isoform X5 encodes MKSFRLFVHQKNFSEEDLIINPKDLPEAKKGDIVEIYHTPPESDKTKDNEEENPRLLLQIKTLSEEILPTKGVAKDTLSVEQSIATTFGLKIYKTVSVRIVNPADVALESIELTFKDQYMGRSEMWRLKSYLKDTCMYMNKKLEFCGGAIRCQVYEMWAQGERVACGILTEDTKIVFRSSTSMVYLFLQMSSEMWDFDIYGDLYYEKAVHGFLADLFAKWKKHGSNHEVTIVLFSRTFYEASSLEEFPHHMRECLQKDYKGRFYEDFYRVAVQNERYDDWCGILVQLRKIFSEYLKIVLEYHSRPNVSIPTATNSTAAQGNFLEVLNMSLNVFEKHYLDRSFDRTGQLSVVVTPGVGVFEVDRELTNITKQRIIDNGVGSDLVCVGEQPLHAVPLLKFHNKDAHKNVPDDYSMPHWINLSFYSSNKKIPHSNFVPRIKLPPITKTKKKAEPEDEYIHKSFFDYDAYDAQIFQQPPVHSIEINTIQSKLSYRYKRSSGSLLNDEEAAKFKRKLSDPDIQQKVDSINRSEPIAIPPALTSPVISPPTEVDEKKEVSPPVRMVVGSEGSPPLESKALINPFDPTHVTIKLTSNRRRWTHIFPKGPTGVLIQQHHYQAVPAQKQEDKTKISSENSSFCMMDVLNEYFKKKPNTSTPGINTSGPSKNPSKSLTYLWGATGEQEWTPALTTGVDWKSLTIPACLPITTDYFPDERALNIDYVVSLYSLVPDSVSADFAQQRPTYRKLLTTEEVFRELISQRLAQGFQLIVMENNEKTNSSFTSKQSVVRATTPENDNSYFLSIGRLFHKIYLSGNAIFVTRYRPRHPYPGFKYQYRYRFHAPHHDKYEESYALFTTEKLEHYNWNYLDHYICTGGDSEFVLVEALKYWRFRVYLVPANNPATKKIIEGHPHFNIYTLPTSTDYQNMVEGFSKFLETAINKIKRTQVCKKPRNMNSSPFRERMDSNRMPDRPRLRSGSKVDRSRTSTMTQESCSSEAQGVDVFSEESSSVPGPVLKTSASNSEIIEAMKHPLNGVSFINMQQNLPCYTFVAAEAVTWLITHMEGSLNVEKAVQIMEGLHSENLICHASGNRGKLFQYGFYLFYICGAIDKDDKDAFHPNGDLSTFENEWLEVEIKSSLHWGIQQTPSNLSPATYTTGEYAVPHFLCEDINVDYAEEDIKGPLFKRIRLETDVSNKSDRVEWGHVKYQTVFRPDQAYEFIIEWLTSSGSIIAELLNSWNRKAQSCGLQMIPIPHDPLALPYSDKSDPLRGPIYIPLNANCLQKDDQLFKDFPEDTAAERLFLFQEAIVQRFGFLNCHSETSNSSSSSSREHQYVHCTGAVFVLFSCTTTRSRSRVTSMSKGRATGRYSVHADIVPSPHEAYITRHVSGKNKDDYDNSRKLGYLWSWNHMVSKRWRSNQAVDNNYLTRMLKDFREFCANVDNRLQEFLDECWEVKVAASAKNITL; translated from the exons ATGAAATCGTTTAGATTATTTGTTCACCAGAAAAATTTCAGTG AGGAAGATTTGATCATAAATCCAAAAGATCTTCCTGAAGCTAAAAAAGGAGATATCGTTGAAATATATCATACACCTCCTGAGAGTGATAAAACCAAAGATAATGAAGAAGAGAATCCCAGACTTCTTTTACAAATTAAAACTTTATCAGAAGAAATATTACCAACAAAAGGGGTTGCAAAAG ATACTTTGAGTGTGGAGCAGAGTATAGCAACAACTTTTGGATTGAAGATTTATAAAACTGTTTCTGTAAGAATTGTGAATCCAGCAGATGTAGCATTAGAATCTATAGAATTGACCTTTAAAGATCAGTATATGGGAAGATCAGAGATGTGGAGATTGAAAAGTTATTTA aaagatacttgtatgtatatgaataaaaaattggaattttGTGGTGGTGCAATTCGTTGCCAAGTATATGAAATGTGGGCACAAGGTGAAAGAGTAGCTTGTGGCATCCTAACTGAAGATACCAAAATAGTTTTTCGATCATCAACTTCAATGGTATACCTATTCTTACAAATGTCATCAGAAATGTGGGATTTTGATATATATGGTGATCTTTATTATGAAAAGGCTGTGCATGGATTTCTAGCAGATTTATTTGCCAAATGGAAAAAACATGGTAGTAATCATGAAGTAACcattgttttattttcaagaaCATTTTATGAAGCTTCAAGTTTAGAAGAATTTCCTCATCATATGAGAGAATGTCTACAGAAAGACTACAAAGGTCGATTTTATGAAGATTTTTATCG ggTTGCTGTACAAAATGAGAGATACGATGACTGGTGTGGGATTTTAGTTCAGCTTAGGAAAATATTCTCTGAATATTTGAAGATTGTCTTAGAATATCACTCCAGACCTAATGTATCTATTCCTACAGCTACGAATAGCACCGCAGCTCAGGGAAATTTTTTGGAAGTTCTCAATATGTCTCTCAATG TGTTCGAAAAACATTATCTTGATAGAAGTTTCGACAGAACTGGCCAACTAAGCGTTGTTGTAACACCAGGTGTAGGAGTATTTGAAGTAGATAGAGAACTCACAAATATAACCAAGCAAAGAATAATTGATAACGGAGTAGGAAGTGATCTTGTCTGTGTCGGGGAACAACCTCTACATGCAGTTCCTTTATTGAAA TTTCACAATAAGGACGCACACAAAAATGTACCTGATGACTATTCAATGCCTCATTGGATAAATCTCTCTTTCTATtcgtcaaataaaaaaattccacaTTCAAATTTTGTGCCTCGAATCAAACTACCGCCAATCACAAAAACTAAGAAAAAAGCAGAGCCGGAAGATGAATATATTCATAAATCCTTCTTCGATTATGATGCCTACGATGCGCAGATATTTCAACAACCACCCGTtcattctattgaaataaa TACTATTCAAAGTAAACTGAGCTATCGCTATAAACGAAGTTCTGGAAGCTTGTTAAACGATGAAGAGGCCGCTAAATTCAAACGTAAATTATCCGATCCTGATATTCAGCAAAAAGTTGACTCTATCAACAGATCTGAACCTATTGCAATACCTCCAGCCCTCACTAGTCCAGTGATTTCTCCACCAACTGAAG tgGATGAAAAGAAGGAGGTGTCGCCACCTGTTCGTATGGTTGTAGGATCTGAAGGATCCCCTCCCCTTGAATCTAAAGCTCTAATCAATCCTTTCGATCCTACACATGTTACGATAAAACTCACCTCAAACCGTAGAAGATGGACTCATATATTTCCAAAAG gGCCTACTGGTGTTTTGATACAGCAACATCATTATCAAGCTGTCCCTGCTCAGAAACAAGaggataaaacaaaaatttccagTGAAAATTCATCTTTCTGCATGATGGATGTTTTGAATGAGT ATTTCAAAAAGAAACCTAATACTTCTACTCCAGGAATTAACACATCAGGACCATCAAAAAATCCAAGCAAAAGTTTGACTTATCTTTGGGGAGCCACAGGGGAACAAGAATGGACTCCTGCATTAACAACAG GCGTGGATTGGAAATCCCTGACCATCCCAGCTTGTTTACCAATAACAACAGATTATTTTCCTGACGAACGAGCATTGAACATCGATTATGTTGTTTCACTATACAGTTTAGTACCGGATAGTGTATCTGCTGATTTTGCCCAACAAAGGCCAACATATCGAAAGCTCTTAACAACCGAAGAAGTATTCAGGGAGTTGATTTCCCAAAGATTGGCGCAAGGGTTTCAGCTGATAGTAATGGAAAACAATGAGAAAACTAACAGTTCATTCACTTCCAAACAGAGTGTTGTTAGAGCCACAACTCCAGAAAATGATAATTCTTACTTTTTATCTATTGGTAGACtgtttcataaaatatatttatccgGGAATGCCATTTTCGTTACGAGATATAGACCCAG GCACCCTTATCCTGGATTTAAATATCAATACAGGTATAGATTTCACGCACCACATCATGATAAGTATGAAGAATCGTATGCTTTATTTACAACTGAGAAATTGGAACACTACAATTGGAACTATCTGGATCATTACATTTGTACAGGGGGAGATTCAGAATTTGTTCTAGTTGAAGCGTTAAAATACTGGAG ATTCAGAGTTTATCTCGTACCAGCAAACAATCctgcaacaaaaaaaatcattgaaggCCATCCTCATTTCAATATTTACACTTTGCCAACAAGTACCGATTATCAAAATATGGTGGAAGGTTTCTCCAAGTTCCTTGAAACGGCTATAAACAAAATAAAGAGAACTCAAGTGTGCAAAAAACCAAGG AATATGAACAGCTCTCCATTCCGTGAAAGGATGGACAGTAATAGGATGCCTGATAGACCTCGGCTCAG ATCTGGATCTAAGGTAGATCGCAGCAGAACATCTACAATGACCCAAGAATCGTGCAGCTCAGAAGCACAAGGTGTTGACGTCTTCTCAGAAGAAAG TTCGTCAGTGCCTGGTCCAGTTCTGAAAACATCTGCTTcaaattcagaaattatagaAGCCATGAAACACCCGTTGAATGGAGTATCTTTCATTAATATGCAGCAAAATTTGCCATGCTACACTTTTGTTGCGGCTGAAGCTGTGACTTGGCTTATTACACACATGGAGGGTTCTTTAAATGTCGAAAAGGCTGTTCAAATCATGGAGGGACTTCACAGCGAAAATCTTATATGTCATGCGTCAGGAAACAGAGGAAAATTGTTCCAGTATGGATTCTATTTATTCTATATTTGTGGAGCTATCGATAAAG atGATAAAGATGCGTTCCATCCAAACGGAGACCTTTCAACCTTTGAGAATGAATGGCTGGAAGTGGAAATAAAGTCATCTTTGCATTGGGGTATACAACAGACACCATCAAACTTGAGCCCAGCAACCTACACCACTGGTGAATATGCTGTGCCCCACTTCTTGTGTGAAGACATCAATGTCGACTATGCTGAGGAAGATATAAAAG GTCCACTGTTCAAGAGGATTAGGTTAGAAACTGATGTGTCAAATAAAAGTGACAGGGTTGAATGGGGACACGTCAAATATCAAACTGTCTTCAGGCCCGATCAAGCATATGAATTCATAATAGAATGGTTAACATCTTCAGGTTCTATCATAGCTGAACTT TTGAACAGCTGGAATCGAAAAGCTCAAAGTTGTGGATTGCAAATGATACCAATCCCTCATGATCCTTTGGCTCTCCCTTATTCAGACAAATCTGATCCCTTGAGGGGACCTATATATATTCCATTAAATGCAAATTGTCTCCAGAAAGATGATCAACTATTCAAAG ACTTTCCTGAGGACACAGCTGCAGAACGACTCTTCCTTTTCCAAGAAGCTATTGTGCAACGGTTCGGTTTCTTAAATTGCCACTCCGAAACCTCAAATTCTAGCAGTTCATCATCGAGGGAACACCAATATGTACATTGCACAGGAGCTGTTTTTGTCTTGTTCTCGTGTACCACGACAAGGTCCAGAAGTAGGGTCACTTCAATGAGTAAAGGTAGAGCCACTGGTAGATACTCCGTGCACGCAGATATTGTGCCTAGTCCTCATGAGGCCTACATTACGAGACATGTGAGCGGAAAGAATAAAGACGACTATGATAACTCTAGAAAA TTGGGATACTTGTGGTCTTGGAATCATATGGTCAGCAAGAGATGGCGCTCAAACCAGGCCGTTGATAATAATTATCTTACAAGGATGTTGAAGGATTTCAGAGAATTCTGCGCAAATGTGGATAACAGGTTACAGGAATTTTTAGATGAATGCTGGGAAGTGAAAGTGGCTGCCTCCgcgaaaaatattactttgtga
- the LOC123680309 gene encoding GATOR complex protein Iml1 isoform X2: MKSFRLFVHQKNFSEEDLIINPKDLPEAKKGDIVEIYHTPPESDKTKDNEEENPRLLLQIKTLSEEILPTKGVAKDTLSVEQSIATTFGLKIYKTVSVRIVNPADVALESIELTFKDQYMGRSEMWRLKSYLKDTCMYMNKKLEFCGGAIRCQVYEMWAQGERVACGILTEDTKIVFRSSTSMVYLFLQMSSEMWDFDIYGDLYYEKAVHGFLADLFAKWKKHGSNHEVTIVLFSRTFYEASSLEEFPHHMRECLQKDYKGRFYEDFYRVAVQNERYDDWCGILVQLRKIFSEYLKIVLEYHSRPNVSIPTATNSTAAQGNFLEVLNMSLNVFEKHYLDRSFDRTGQLSVVVTPGVGVFEVDRELTNITKQRIIDNGVGSDLVCVGEQPLHAVPLLKFHNKDAHKNVPDDYSMPHWINLSFYSSNKKIPHSNFVPRIKLPPITKTKKKAEPEDEYIHKSFFDYDAYDAQIFQQPPVHSIEINTIQSKLSYRYKRSSGSLLNDEEAAKFKRKLSDPDIQQKVDSINRSEPIAIPPALTSPVISPPTEVDEKKEVSPPVRMVVGSEGSPPLESKALINPFDPTHVTIKLTSNRRRWTHIFPKGPTGVLIQQHHYQAVPAQKQEDKTKISSENSSFCMMDVLNEYFKKKPNTSTPGINTSGPSKNPSKSLTYLWGATGEQEWTPALTTGVDWKSLTIPACLPITTDYFPDERALNIDYVVSLYSLVPDSVSADFAQQRPTYRKLLTTEEVFRELISQRLAQGFQLIVMENNEKTNSSFTSKQSVVRATTPENDNSYFLSIGRLFHKIYLSGNAIFVTRYRPRHPYPGFKYQYRYRFHAPHHDKYEESYALFTTEKLEHYNWNYLDHYICTGGDSEFVLVEALKYWRFRVYLVPANNPATKKIIEGHPHFNIYTLPTSTDYQNMVEGFSKFLETAINKIKRTQVCKKPRMSLNITNNAPLLQPRRNSMSNFLQNMNSSPFRERMDSNRMPDRPRLRSGSKVDRSRTSTMTQESCSSEAQGVDVFSEESSSVPGPVLKTSASNSEIIEAMKHPLNGVSFINMQQNLPCYTFVAAEAVTWLITHMEGSLNVEKAVQIMEGLHSENLICHASGNRGKLFQYGFYLFYICGAIDKDDKDAFHPNGDLSTFENEWLEVEIKSSLHWGIQQTPSNLSPATYTTGEYAVPHFLCEDINVDYAEEDIKGPLFKRIRLETDVSNKSDRVEWGHVKYQTVFRPDQAYEFIIEWLTSSGSIIAELLNSWNRKAQSCGLQMIPIPHDPLALPYSDKSDPLRGPIYIPLNANCLQKDDQLFKDFPEDTAAERLFLFQEAIVQRFGFLNCHSETSNSSSSSSREHQYVHCTGAVFVLFSCTTTRSRSRVTSMSKGRATGRYSVHADIVPSPHEAYITRHVSGKNKDDYDNSRKLGYLWSWNHMVSKRWRSNQAVDNNYLTRMLKDFREFCANVDNRLQEFLDECWEVKVAASAKNITL; this comes from the exons ATGAAATCGTTTAGATTATTTGTTCACCAGAAAAATTTCAGTG AGGAAGATTTGATCATAAATCCAAAAGATCTTCCTGAAGCTAAAAAAGGAGATATCGTTGAAATATATCATACACCTCCTGAGAGTGATAAAACCAAAGATAATGAAGAAGAGAATCCCAGACTTCTTTTACAAATTAAAACTTTATCAGAAGAAATATTACCAACAAAAGGGGTTGCAAAAG ATACTTTGAGTGTGGAGCAGAGTATAGCAACAACTTTTGGATTGAAGATTTATAAAACTGTTTCTGTAAGAATTGTGAATCCAGCAGATGTAGCATTAGAATCTATAGAATTGACCTTTAAAGATCAGTATATGGGAAGATCAGAGATGTGGAGATTGAAAAGTTATTTA aaagatacttgtatgtatatgaataaaaaattggaattttGTGGTGGTGCAATTCGTTGCCAAGTATATGAAATGTGGGCACAAGGTGAAAGAGTAGCTTGTGGCATCCTAACTGAAGATACCAAAATAGTTTTTCGATCATCAACTTCAATGGTATACCTATTCTTACAAATGTCATCAGAAATGTGGGATTTTGATATATATGGTGATCTTTATTATGAAAAGGCTGTGCATGGATTTCTAGCAGATTTATTTGCCAAATGGAAAAAACATGGTAGTAATCATGAAGTAACcattgttttattttcaagaaCATTTTATGAAGCTTCAAGTTTAGAAGAATTTCCTCATCATATGAGAGAATGTCTACAGAAAGACTACAAAGGTCGATTTTATGAAGATTTTTATCG ggTTGCTGTACAAAATGAGAGATACGATGACTGGTGTGGGATTTTAGTTCAGCTTAGGAAAATATTCTCTGAATATTTGAAGATTGTCTTAGAATATCACTCCAGACCTAATGTATCTATTCCTACAGCTACGAATAGCACCGCAGCTCAGGGAAATTTTTTGGAAGTTCTCAATATGTCTCTCAATG TGTTCGAAAAACATTATCTTGATAGAAGTTTCGACAGAACTGGCCAACTAAGCGTTGTTGTAACACCAGGTGTAGGAGTATTTGAAGTAGATAGAGAACTCACAAATATAACCAAGCAAAGAATAATTGATAACGGAGTAGGAAGTGATCTTGTCTGTGTCGGGGAACAACCTCTACATGCAGTTCCTTTATTGAAA TTTCACAATAAGGACGCACACAAAAATGTACCTGATGACTATTCAATGCCTCATTGGATAAATCTCTCTTTCTATtcgtcaaataaaaaaattccacaTTCAAATTTTGTGCCTCGAATCAAACTACCGCCAATCACAAAAACTAAGAAAAAAGCAGAGCCGGAAGATGAATATATTCATAAATCCTTCTTCGATTATGATGCCTACGATGCGCAGATATTTCAACAACCACCCGTtcattctattgaaataaa TACTATTCAAAGTAAACTGAGCTATCGCTATAAACGAAGTTCTGGAAGCTTGTTAAACGATGAAGAGGCCGCTAAATTCAAACGTAAATTATCCGATCCTGATATTCAGCAAAAAGTTGACTCTATCAACAGATCTGAACCTATTGCAATACCTCCAGCCCTCACTAGTCCAGTGATTTCTCCACCAACTGAAG tgGATGAAAAGAAGGAGGTGTCGCCACCTGTTCGTATGGTTGTAGGATCTGAAGGATCCCCTCCCCTTGAATCTAAAGCTCTAATCAATCCTTTCGATCCTACACATGTTACGATAAAACTCACCTCAAACCGTAGAAGATGGACTCATATATTTCCAAAAG gGCCTACTGGTGTTTTGATACAGCAACATCATTATCAAGCTGTCCCTGCTCAGAAACAAGaggataaaacaaaaatttccagTGAAAATTCATCTTTCTGCATGATGGATGTTTTGAATGAGT ATTTCAAAAAGAAACCTAATACTTCTACTCCAGGAATTAACACATCAGGACCATCAAAAAATCCAAGCAAAAGTTTGACTTATCTTTGGGGAGCCACAGGGGAACAAGAATGGACTCCTGCATTAACAACAG GCGTGGATTGGAAATCCCTGACCATCCCAGCTTGTTTACCAATAACAACAGATTATTTTCCTGACGAACGAGCATTGAACATCGATTATGTTGTTTCACTATACAGTTTAGTACCGGATAGTGTATCTGCTGATTTTGCCCAACAAAGGCCAACATATCGAAAGCTCTTAACAACCGAAGAAGTATTCAGGGAGTTGATTTCCCAAAGATTGGCGCAAGGGTTTCAGCTGATAGTAATGGAAAACAATGAGAAAACTAACAGTTCATTCACTTCCAAACAGAGTGTTGTTAGAGCCACAACTCCAGAAAATGATAATTCTTACTTTTTATCTATTGGTAGACtgtttcataaaatatatttatccgGGAATGCCATTTTCGTTACGAGATATAGACCCAG GCACCCTTATCCTGGATTTAAATATCAATACAGGTATAGATTTCACGCACCACATCATGATAAGTATGAAGAATCGTATGCTTTATTTACAACTGAGAAATTGGAACACTACAATTGGAACTATCTGGATCATTACATTTGTACAGGGGGAGATTCAGAATTTGTTCTAGTTGAAGCGTTAAAATACTGGAG ATTCAGAGTTTATCTCGTACCAGCAAACAATCctgcaacaaaaaaaatcattgaaggCCATCCTCATTTCAATATTTACACTTTGCCAACAAGTACCGATTATCAAAATATGGTGGAAGGTTTCTCCAAGTTCCTTGAAACGGCTATAAACAAAATAAAGAGAACTCAAGTGTGCAAAAAACCAAGG ATGTCTTTGAACATAACAAACAACGCACCTCTTCTCCAGCCAAGACGCAATAGTATGAGCAATTTTTTACAG AATATGAACAGCTCTCCATTCCGTGAAAGGATGGACAGTAATAGGATGCCTGATAGACCTCGGCTCAG ATCTGGATCTAAGGTAGATCGCAGCAGAACATCTACAATGACCCAAGAATCGTGCAGCTCAGAAGCACAAGGTGTTGACGTCTTCTCAGAAGAAAG TTCGTCAGTGCCTGGTCCAGTTCTGAAAACATCTGCTTcaaattcagaaattatagaAGCCATGAAACACCCGTTGAATGGAGTATCTTTCATTAATATGCAGCAAAATTTGCCATGCTACACTTTTGTTGCGGCTGAAGCTGTGACTTGGCTTATTACACACATGGAGGGTTCTTTAAATGTCGAAAAGGCTGTTCAAATCATGGAGGGACTTCACAGCGAAAATCTTATATGTCATGCGTCAGGAAACAGAGGAAAATTGTTCCAGTATGGATTCTATTTATTCTATATTTGTGGAGCTATCGATAAAG atGATAAAGATGCGTTCCATCCAAACGGAGACCTTTCAACCTTTGAGAATGAATGGCTGGAAGTGGAAATAAAGTCATCTTTGCATTGGGGTATACAACAGACACCATCAAACTTGAGCCCAGCAACCTACACCACTGGTGAATATGCTGTGCCCCACTTCTTGTGTGAAGACATCAATGTCGACTATGCTGAGGAAGATATAAAAG GTCCACTGTTCAAGAGGATTAGGTTAGAAACTGATGTGTCAAATAAAAGTGACAGGGTTGAATGGGGACACGTCAAATATCAAACTGTCTTCAGGCCCGATCAAGCATATGAATTCATAATAGAATGGTTAACATCTTCAGGTTCTATCATAGCTGAACTT TTGAACAGCTGGAATCGAAAAGCTCAAAGTTGTGGATTGCAAATGATACCAATCCCTCATGATCCTTTGGCTCTCCCTTATTCAGACAAATCTGATCCCTTGAGGGGACCTATATATATTCCATTAAATGCAAATTGTCTCCAGAAAGATGATCAACTATTCAAAG ACTTTCCTGAGGACACAGCTGCAGAACGACTCTTCCTTTTCCAAGAAGCTATTGTGCAACGGTTCGGTTTCTTAAATTGCCACTCCGAAACCTCAAATTCTAGCAGTTCATCATCGAGGGAACACCAATATGTACATTGCACAGGAGCTGTTTTTGTCTTGTTCTCGTGTACCACGACAAGGTCCAGAAGTAGGGTCACTTCAATGAGTAAAGGTAGAGCCACTGGTAGATACTCCGTGCACGCAGATATTGTGCCTAGTCCTCATGAGGCCTACATTACGAGACATGTGAGCGGAAAGAATAAAGACGACTATGATAACTCTAGAAAA TTGGGATACTTGTGGTCTTGGAATCATATGGTCAGCAAGAGATGGCGCTCAAACCAGGCCGTTGATAATAATTATCTTACAAGGATGTTGAAGGATTTCAGAGAATTCTGCGCAAATGTGGATAACAGGTTACAGGAATTTTTAGATGAATGCTGGGAAGTGAAAGTGGCTGCCTCCgcgaaaaatattactttgtga